A stretch of the Ictidomys tridecemlineatus isolate mIctTri1 chromosome 5, mIctTri1.hap1, whole genome shotgun sequence genome encodes the following:
- the LOC101976251 gene encoding CHRNA7-FAM7A fusion protein isoform X3, which yields MQEADISGYIPNGEWDLVGIPGKRSEKFYECCKEPYPDVTYTVTMRRRTLYYGLNLLIPCVLISALALLVFLLPADSGEKISLGITVLLSLTVFMLLVAEIMPATSDSVPLIAQYFASTMIIVGLSVVVTVIVLQYHHHDPDGGKMPKWTRVILLNWCAWFLRMKRPGEDKVRPACQHKQRRCSLASVELSASAGPPTSNGNLLYIGFRGLEGMHCAPTPDSGVVCGRMACSPTHDEHLLHGGQPSEGDPDLAKILEEVRYIANRFRCQDESEAVCSEWKFAACVVDRLCLMAFSVFTIICTIGILMSAPNFVEAVSKDFA from the exons ATGCAGGAGGCAGATATCAGTGGCTATATCCCCAACGGAGAATGGGATCTCGTGG GAATTCCAGGCAAAAGGAGTGAGAAGTTTTATGAGTGCTGCAAAGAGCCATACCCAGATGTCACCTACACGGTAACCATGCGCCGCAGGACACTCTACTATGGCCTTAATCTGCTCATCCCCTGTGTACTCATCTCAGCTCTGGCCCTGCTAGTGTTCTTGCTCCCTGCAGACTCTGGGGAGAAAATCTCCCTTG ggATCACAGTTTTACTGTCTCTAACTGTCTTCATGCTGCTTGTAGCAGAGATTATGCCTGCAACATCTGATTCAGTGCCATTGATAG CCCAGTACTTTGCCAGCACCATGATCATTGTGGGCCTCTCTGTTGTGGTGACAGTGATTGTGCTGCAGTATCACCACCATGACCCTGATGGGGGCAAGATGCCTAAGTGG ACCAGAGTCATTCTTCTTAACTGGTGTGCATGGTTCCTGCGCATGAAGAGGCCCGGGGAAGACAAGGTCCGCCCAGCTTGCCAGCACAAGCAGCGACGCTGCAGCCTGGCCAGTGTGGAGTTGAGTGCGAGTGCAGGGCCTCCTACCAGCAACGGGAACCTTCTGTACATCGGCTTCCGAGGCCTGGAGGGCATGCACTGCGCCCCGACCCCTGACTCTGGGGTTGTGTGTGGCCGCATGGCTTGTTCCCCTACACATGATGAGCACCTTCTGCATGGTGGACAGCCCTCAGAGGGGGACCCAGACCTGGCCAAGATCCTGGAGGAGGTCCGCTACATTGCCAACCGCTTCCGCTGCCAGGATGAGAGTGAGGCTGTCTGTAGTGAGTGGAAGTTTGCAGCCTGCGTGGTGGACCGCCTGTGCCTCATGGCCTTCTCAGTCTTCACCATCATCTGCACCATTGGCATCCTCATGTCAGCTCCAAACTTCGTGGAGGCTGTGTCCAAAGACTTTGCATAA